The following coding sequences are from one Oscillospiraceae bacterium window:
- a CDS encoding 2-isopropylmalate synthase, giving the protein MSSRVKIFDTTLRDGEQAPGCSMNLQEKIEVAKRLELLKVDVIEAGFAASSSGDFKSVASVAECIRGCSVASLARCTEKDIDAAYEAIKKAVSPRIHVFIATSPIHMQYKLKLNPEQVIEKAAAMVKYARRLCADIEFSAEDATRSDQKFLARVVRAAIESGASVINIPDTVGYTTPYEMRSIIERLRADVPECESIVLSVHCHNDLGMATANTLAGILGGARQAECTVNGLGERAGNAPLEEIVMALKTRPDLYNAETSVDTSYIYRASKTVYGVIGRTAPINKPIVGTNAFSHEAGIHQHGMLANRNTYEIIQPETIGIPSGQIILGKHSGRHAFEEKLVSMGFTLSAEDTERCFVSFKELCDKKKDVTDRDIEVLVWDSTPESNQDVYVLKRFSVHTGDAEAATAVIALEKDGVVTEDVALGNGPVDASYKAVDKIMNPPAYVFENYVIQSVSEGKDSLGEVITTLRYKDRTFTAKGLSTDVIEASILSYIHALNKLMEFNKKEGE; this is encoded by the coding sequence ATGTCAAGTCGAGTAAAAATATTTGATACGACTCTGCGGGACGGCGAGCAGGCGCCGGGCTGCAGTATGAACCTGCAGGAAAAAATCGAGGTCGCGAAGCGGCTTGAACTTTTAAAGGTCGATGTGATTGAAGCGGGATTCGCGGCTTCCTCATCCGGCGATTTCAAGTCGGTCGCGTCGGTCGCGGAATGTATTCGCGGCTGCTCTGTCGCGTCTCTTGCCCGCTGTACGGAAAAGGATATAGACGCCGCATATGAAGCGATAAAGAAAGCGGTATCACCGCGCATTCATGTCTTCATTGCCACTTCGCCTATCCATATGCAGTATAAGCTGAAGCTGAATCCGGAGCAGGTCATTGAAAAAGCGGCGGCTATGGTTAAGTACGCACGGAGGCTTTGTGCGGATATCGAATTCTCCGCGGAAGATGCAACCAGGAGCGATCAAAAGTTTCTGGCGCGTGTTGTCCGTGCGGCAATCGAAAGCGGAGCATCGGTAATCAATATTCCGGATACGGTGGGATATACGACTCCATATGAAATGCGGTCGATTATAGAACGGCTCCGTGCGGATGTGCCGGAATGCGAAAGCATCGTGCTTTCCGTGCACTGCCACAACGATCTCGGAATGGCAACCGCGAATACGCTGGCCGGTATTTTGGGCGGCGCGAGGCAGGCGGAGTGTACGGTCAACGGACTCGGAGAGCGTGCAGGAAACGCTCCGCTTGAGGAAATTGTCATGGCATTGAAGACGCGGCCCGATCTTTATAACGCGGAAACATCCGTTGACACGTCGTATATCTACCGGGCGAGCAAGACTGTATACGGGGTTATCGGAAGAACCGCACCAATAAATAAACCCATCGTGGGCACAAACGCGTTTTCGCATGAGGCCGGGATTCACCAGCATGGCATGCTGGCGAACCGGAACACTTATGAAATAATACAGCCAGAGACGATCGGGATTCCATCGGGACAAATTATTCTCGGAAAGCATTCCGGAAGACATGCCTTTGAGGAAAAGCTCGTGTCTATGGGCTTCACGCTTTCCGCGGAAGATACTGAACGCTGCTTTGTTTCCTTTAAGGAGCTTTGCGATAAGAAAAAGGATGTGACCGATCGCGATATTGAGGTTCTTGTATGGGACAGCACGCCCGAATCAAATCAGGACGTATATGTATTGAAGCGGTTCTCTGTGCACACGGGTGACGCGGAGGCGGCGACTGCCGTTATTGCGCTTGAAAAGGACGGCGTTGTGACAGAGGATGTCGCTCTCGGCAACGGTCCGGTCGACGCTTCTTACAAGGCGGTCGACAAAATTATGAATCCGCCGGCATATGTTTTTGAGAACTACGTCATTCAATCGGTTTCCGAAGGCAAGGACAGCCTTGGCGAGGTCATTACAACACTTCGTTATAAAGACAGGACCTTTACCGCAAAGGGTCTTTCCACGGACGTGATTGAAGCAAGCATTTTGTCGTATATACACGCGCTTAACAAGCTGATGGAATTCAATAAAAAGGAAGGTGAATAG
- a CDS encoding aminoglycoside phosphotransferase family protein: MKLDNIIAVRPTKTVYRDGDKCIKVFNEESASSVLRQALNLSIVAESGIHAPKFIEVVKTDGKWALVSEFIEGKTIEQLIRENPGKYEEYMDRFVDIQLEMHMAAAAGLNKLKDKMHRKIRESGLDATARYELHTRLDSIEEHKKLCHGDYNPSNVIITDKDEAYIIDWAHATQGNASADAARTYLLFRLSGDIKSAELYMKLFCIKSDTAKQYVEKWLSIVAASQLGKNKSEQREFLIHWANIADYE; the protein is encoded by the coding sequence ATGAAGCTTGATAATATAATCGCAGTACGACCGACTAAAACGGTATATCGTGACGGTGACAAATGTATAAAAGTATTTAATGAGGAATCCGCATCCTCCGTTTTACGTCAGGCGCTGAATCTTTCTATTGTGGCCGAATCGGGAATACATGCTCCGAAATTTATCGAGGTCGTGAAAACTGACGGAAAATGGGCGCTTGTCAGTGAATTCATAGAAGGCAAGACAATAGAACAGCTGATTCGCGAAAACCCCGGTAAATACGAAGAGTATATGGATCGTTTTGTAGATATCCAGCTGGAAATGCATATGGCTGCCGCGGCGGGATTAAACAAGCTCAAGGATAAAATGCACAGAAAAATCCGCGAATCCGGTTTAGACGCAACCGCGCGTTATGAGCTTCACACAAGGCTTGACAGCATAGAGGAGCATAAAAAGTTATGTCATGGCGATTACAATCCCTCCAATGTCATTATTACAGATAAGGACGAGGCTTATATTATCGACTGGGCACACGCGACGCAGGGAAACGCTTCCGCGGACGCGGCCAGGACATATCTTTTGTTCCGGCTTTCTGGCGATATAAAAAGCGCGGAGCTCTATATGAAGCTTTTTTGCATAAAAAGTGATACCGCGAAGCAGTATGTAGAAAAGTGGCTTTCGATCGTTGCCGCTTCGCAGCTCGGTAAAAATAAGTCGGAACAGCGTGAATTTCTTATTCACTGGGCAAATATTGCGGATTATGAATGA